One stretch of Ptiloglossa arizonensis isolate GNS036 chromosome 7, iyPtiAriz1_principal, whole genome shotgun sequence DNA includes these proteins:
- the LOC143149136 gene encoding succinyl-CoA:glutarate CoA-transferase isoform X2, with protein MILGDLGAEILKIEKPGIGDDSRKWGPPFIKGTQESTYFLSVNRNKKSICINLKKGKDIIYELAKKSDILVENYIPGKLRQMGLGYEDISKVAPHLIYCSLTGYGYEGPYANRPGYDVIAASVGGLLHITGPKNGSPCKVGVAVTDIATGLYAHGAIITALYQRIKTNKGQWIQCNLLATQVASLINIGSNYINANKEAVRWGSEHESIVPYEAFPTKDGYMTVGAGNNAQFFELLKRMQLIELFDNDKFKHNTDRVKNRDELLQILRREFKKKSNKEWAVIFHGSSFPFGPINTLGQVFEDPHVKHTKMVQEMEHSTGEKIKVVGPPVTYSYASNKVRLAPPMLGQHTYEILKNILNYSDTKIQMLKETEVVQ; from the exons ATGATTCTTGGTGATCTTGGTGCTGAaatcttgaaaattgaaaaacccGGTATTGGGGATGATTCACGAAAGTGGGGTCCACCATTTATTAAAGGAACACAAGAATCAACTTATTTTCTTAGTGTTAATAGAAACAAGAAAagtatttgtattaatttaaaaaaaggtaAAGATATCATTTATGAACTTGCAAAAAAGTCAGACATTTTAGTAGAGAATTATATTCCTGGAAAGTTGAGACAGATGGGTTTAGGATACGAAGACATTTCCAAAGTAGCACCACATCTTATATATTGTTCTTTGACTGGTTATGGATACGAAGGTCCTTATGCAAATAGACCAGGATATGATGTGATTGCTGCTTCTGTAGGAGGTTTATTACATATAACTGGCCCAAAAAATGGATCACCATGTAAAGTTGGAGTAGCAGTAACTGATATAGCAACAGGTTTATATGCCCATGGAGCTATAATAACAGCATTATATCAAAGAATAAAAACTAATAAGGGACAATGGATTCAATGTAATTTATTAGCAACACAAGTTGctagtttaataaatattggtTCCAATTATATAAATGCTAATAAAGAAGCAGTACGATGGGGTTCTGAACATGAAAGCATTGTACCTTACGAAGCTTTTCCAACAAAAGATGGATATATGACTGTTGGAGCAGGAAATAATGCACAATTTTTTGAATTACTTAAAAGAATGCAGTTAATAGAATTATTTGACAATGATAAATTTAAACATAACACTGATAGAGTGAAAAACAGAGATGAATTATTACAAATTCTAAgaagagaatttaaaaaaaaaagtaacaaagaATGGGCAGTCATATTTCATGGTTCATCTTTTCCATTTGGTCCAATAAATACGCTAGGACAG GTATTTGAAGATCCTCATGTGAAGCATACAAAAATGGTACAAGAAATGGAACATTCTAcaggagaaaaaataaaagttgtTGGTCCTCCTGTGACTTATAGTTATGCTTCAAATAAAGTTAGATTAGCACCTCCGATGTTAGGGCAACATActtatgaaatattaaaaaatattttaaattattctgaTACTAAAATACAAATGTTGAAGGAAACTGAAGTTGTACAATAG
- the Mrps25 gene encoding mitochondrial ribosomal protein S25, giving the protein MPFMIGAAPVRRTLKYLEAGKLILNNAIQIFSINYNTFGKCHIGIRNFVFWDLSQIQYKNPKVQVITFKNMTPTPFIKCYYENGKTMLIDVDNKSREDILEHLLQVVGKTKEVLQQESIREQKKDNPANFGVGCSRSCMCTIPGQVPCPSTVPLPFHMRNKTRNIDKTD; this is encoded by the exons ATGCCATTTATGATAGGTGCAGCTCCTGTACGGagaacattaaaatatttagaagctggcaaattgattttaaacaatgcaatacaaatattttccattaattataACACATTTGGAAAATGTCATATCGGAATTAG GAATTTTGTGTTCTGGGACCTATCACAAATTCAATATAAAAATCCAAAAGTACAAGTTATTACCTTTAAAAATATGACACCAACACCTTTCATAAaatgttactacg AGAATGGTAAAACTATGTTAATTGATGTGGATAACAAGAGTCGGGAAGATATACTCGAGCATCTTTTACAAGTAGTTGGTAAAACAAAAGAAGTTTTGCAACAGGAAAGTATACGTGAACAAAAGAAAGATAATCCTGCAAATTTTGGTGTTGGTTGTTCAAGAAGTTGTATGTGTACAATTCCTGGTCAAGTGCCATGCCCTAGTACAGTACCATTACCATTTCATATGCGCAATAAAACAAGAAACATTGATAAAAcagattaa
- the LOC143149136 gene encoding succinyl-CoA:glutarate CoA-transferase isoform X1, whose translation MLAFLLECAIKRRPLLSVCSIKNQRNLCTSIEDCRSPLAGIRVLDLTRIVAGPYCTMILGDLGAEILKIEKPGIGDDSRKWGPPFIKGTQESTYFLSVNRNKKSICINLKKGKDIIYELAKKSDILVENYIPGKLRQMGLGYEDISKVAPHLIYCSLTGYGYEGPYANRPGYDVIAASVGGLLHITGPKNGSPCKVGVAVTDIATGLYAHGAIITALYQRIKTNKGQWIQCNLLATQVASLINIGSNYINANKEAVRWGSEHESIVPYEAFPTKDGYMTVGAGNNAQFFELLKRMQLIELFDNDKFKHNTDRVKNRDELLQILRREFKKKSNKEWAVIFHGSSFPFGPINTLGQVFEDPHVKHTKMVQEMEHSTGEKIKVVGPPVTYSYASNKVRLAPPMLGQHTYEILKNILNYSDTKIQMLKETEVVQ comes from the exons ATGCTTGCTTTCTTATTAGAGTGTGCAATAAAAAGGAGACCTTTGTTAAGTGTGTGTAGTATCAAGAATCAAAGAAATCTCTGTACAAGTATTGAAGATTGTAGATCACCTCTGGCTGGTATCCGTGTTTTGGATTTAACACGAATTGTGGCTGGTCCTTATTGTACTATGATTCTTGGTGATCTTGGTGCTGAaatcttgaaaattgaaaaacccGGTATTGGGGATGATTCACGAAAGTGGGGTCCACCATTTATTAAAGGAACACAAGAATCAACTTATTTTCTTAGTGTTAATAGAAACAAGAAAagtatttgtattaatttaaaaaaaggtaAAGATATCATTTATGAACTTGCAAAAAAGTCAGACATTTTAGTAGAGAATTATATTCCTGGAAAGTTGAGACAGATGGGTTTAGGATACGAAGACATTTCCAAAGTAGCACCACATCTTATATATTGTTCTTTGACTGGTTATGGATACGAAGGTCCTTATGCAAATAGACCAGGATATGATGTGATTGCTGCTTCTGTAGGAGGTTTATTACATATAACTGGCCCAAAAAATGGATCACCATGTAAAGTTGGAGTAGCAGTAACTGATATAGCAACAGGTTTATATGCCCATGGAGCTATAATAACAGCATTATATCAAAGAATAAAAACTAATAAGGGACAATGGATTCAATGTAATTTATTAGCAACACAAGTTGctagtttaataaatattggtTCCAATTATATAAATGCTAATAAAGAAGCAGTACGATGGGGTTCTGAACATGAAAGCATTGTACCTTACGAAGCTTTTCCAACAAAAGATGGATATATGACTGTTGGAGCAGGAAATAATGCACAATTTTTTGAATTACTTAAAAGAATGCAGTTAATAGAATTATTTGACAATGATAAATTTAAACATAACACTGATAGAGTGAAAAACAGAGATGAATTATTACAAATTCTAAgaagagaatttaaaaaaaaaagtaacaaagaATGGGCAGTCATATTTCATGGTTCATCTTTTCCATTTGGTCCAATAAATACGCTAGGACAG GTATTTGAAGATCCTCATGTGAAGCATACAAAAATGGTACAAGAAATGGAACATTCTAcaggagaaaaaataaaagttgtTGGTCCTCCTGTGACTTATAGTTATGCTTCAAATAAAGTTAGATTAGCACCTCCGATGTTAGGGCAACATActtatgaaatattaaaaaatattttaaattattctgaTACTAAAATACAAATGTTGAAGGAAACTGAAGTTGTACAATAG